One Streptomonospora salina genomic window, AGTCCGCCCAGCCCAGCGAGTTCCTGCTGCGGCTGCGGCGCGGCGGGGCCTCGGTGTGGGTCGAGGTCTTCGACCGCGACCTGCGGCTGCCGCGCATCCGCAGCGCCGGCGCCGACGACGAAGGCGGACGCGGCCTCTACCTCGTCGACCAGCTGGCCGCGCGCTGGGGATCGCGCCCCACTCCCGACGGCAAGGCGGTCTGGTTCGAGGTCCCGCTGAAGTCGGAGTAGGCGCTGTCCGCAGCGCACCCCGGCGGGGCCGGCGACCGGGCGGCGCCCGGCCGGGGCGCTGAGCCGGGCTGCGGCGCGTTCACCGGTTGGACCACGCCCACAGCAGCAGGACGACGAAGATGAAGCAGACCACGATGCCGCCGGTGGCCCACGGAATGTGGATGCGCGGCCGGAGCCTGCGCACGCCCAGCACCAGCAGGATGATCAGGAGTCCGAGGACGATCAGGCCGTCCCACGCGCCGCTCATCGTGACCCTTTCGCCGCAACCCGTCGAGGGGGTGGCTACAGGCCCAGCGAGCGACCCACGATCTCCTTCATGATCTCGGTCGTGCCGCCGAAGATCGATTGGATCCGTGCGTCCTGCCACGCCTTCGCCACGGGGTATTCCATCATGTACCCGTACCCGCCGTGCAGCTGCAAGCACCGGTCGATGAGCCGATTGGCCATTTCGGTGGTCCACCATTTGGCCTTGGCCGCGTCCTCCACGGTCAGCTCGCCGCGGTCGAGCAGCGTGATCGCGCGGTCGACGTAGGTGCGGGCGAGGTCGGCCTCGGTGGACAGTTCGGCCAGCGTGAAACGGGTGTTCTGGAACTTGCTGATCGGGCGGCCGAACGCGGAGCGGTCCTTGCAGTACTCGATGGTCTCGGCCAGCACCTTCTCGGCGCCGGCGGTGGCCGCCACGGCGATCGACAACCGCTCTTGGGGCAGGTTCTCCATCAGGTGGACGAACCCCTGGTTCTCCCCGCCGATGAGGTTGGACGCCGGAACCCGGACGTCGGTGAACGACAGTTCGGCGGTGTCCTGGGCCTTCAGCCCGATCTTGTCCAGGTTGCGGCCGCGCTCGAAGCCGGGTGTGCCCCGCTCGACCGCCAGGAGGGAGAGTCCGTGCGCCCCGGCGTCGGGGTCGGTGCGGACCACCACGACCACCAGGTCGGCGTTGATGCCGTTGGTGATGAACGTCTTCTGCCCGTTGACCACGTACTCGTCGCCGTCGCGGACGGCGGTGGTGCTGATGGCCTGCAGGTCGCTGCCCGCGCCCGGCTCGGTCATGGCGATGGCGGTGATCAGCTCGCCCGACGCGAAGCCCGGCAGCCACCTGCGCTTCTGCTCCTCGGTGGTCAGCCGCACCAGATAGGGCGCGATGACGTCGTTCTGCAGCGTGAACCCCAGTCCGCTGGCCCCGGCGCGGCAGATCTCCTCGGAGACCACGGTGTTGAACCGGAAGTCGTCGACGCCCGATCCGCCGTACGCCTCGGGCACCCCCAGACCGAGCAGGCCCACCTCGCCCGCTTTGGTCCACACGTCGCGCGGAACGATGCCGTCCTTCTCCCACTGCCCGTGGTAGGGGACCACTTCGCGCTTGAGGAATTCCGCCGCCGACTCGCGGAAGAGGTCGTGGTCGGTATCGAAGAGCTCCCTGTGCATGGCCGGCTCCTAGTCTCGTTGCGGGCTCCGCCGTTCCACGCGCCCGCGCCCCGCGCGCCCGCCCACCGTAACCGAACAAGATTCGGTTCGGCAGGTCCGGAGGAGGGTTCCGGCAAAGTCCGCCGCACCCCCGCCCGGCGCCGCCGCCCGGCGGCGTGCTGCCTAGGCTGCTGGCCACAGCCCGCACCTGCACCGCTCCGGCGCCGATCGGGGGCACGTCCGATGGGGAAGCACAGTGCGTACCCGCGCAGACGCAAAGAGCGGCGGGACCGCGGCGGCATCGCCGTGATCATGACCGCGCTGCTGCTCACCGTCACCGCGAGCACGCCGCTGTGGTTCTTCGGCGCCTCTTTCGGTACGGCCAGCGTGGCCGGACCGCTGCTGGGCGGACTGTTCGTCGACCAGCTGACCTGGCGCGGCCGCCTCCGGCGTGTCGCAGTGCCGCACGATGGCCCGGGCTCTTGCCTGAGCCCGGAAACCGAATATGGTTCGGTAAAGGATCCACGCGTAGCGGACACCGC contains:
- a CDS encoding acyl-CoA dehydrogenase family protein, yielding MHRELFDTDHDLFRESAAEFLKREVVPYHGQWEKDGIVPRDVWTKAGEVGLLGLGVPEAYGGSGVDDFRFNTVVSEEICRAGASGLGFTLQNDVIAPYLVRLTTEEQKRRWLPGFASGELITAIAMTEPGAGSDLQAISTTAVRDGDEYVVNGQKTFITNGINADLVVVVVRTDPDAGAHGLSLLAVERGTPGFERGRNLDKIGLKAQDTAELSFTDVRVPASNLIGGENQGFVHLMENLPQERLSIAVAATAGAEKVLAETIEYCKDRSAFGRPISKFQNTRFTLAELSTEADLARTYVDRAITLLDRGELTVEDAAKAKWWTTEMANRLIDRCLQLHGGYGYMMEYPVAKAWQDARIQSIFGGTTEIMKEIVGRSLGL